In Prunus dulcis chromosome 1, ALMONDv2, whole genome shotgun sequence, the following are encoded in one genomic region:
- the LOC117633058 gene encoding G-type lectin S-receptor-like serine/threonine-protein kinase At2g19130, with product MDITSNNHFISQSIMLLRCCTFGEYISMVSSIFSPGQSVSGSQTITSTGGIFELGFFTPDTWLPGARLGYNKLTKEKVILTPWRTSSDPAPGLFYLEVQQNGPSFWLLWNGSETYSTSGYWTGKLFSLVPEMAENDYVSNFTFASNENGSYFTYVVASSNNFIRIMLEITASATRSTCLFVAACKDLNPKSQKIGNYKITQMAI from the exons ATGGATATCACCAGTAATAACCACTTTATTTCTCAGTCTATTATGCTTCTACGATGCTGTACCTTCGGCGAGTATATCTCTATGGTGTCTAGCATCTTCTCCCCAGGCCAATCTGTTTCAGGAAGCCAGACAATCACCTCTACTGGTGGCATATTTGAGCTAGGTTTCTTCACACCAG ATACTTGGCTGCCGGGTGCAAGGCTTGGATATAATAAGCTCACCAAGGAAAAAGTAATTCTTACGCCATGGAGAACTTCAAGTGATCCAGCACCCGGCCTCTTCTACTTAGAGGTACAACAAAATGGACCAAGTTTTTGGTTACTCTGGAATGGTTCTGAAACTTATTCGACCAGCGGATATTGGACAGGGAAACTCTTCAGCCTCGTTCCAGAAATGGCGGAGAATGATtatgtttcaaattttacttttgCTTCAAATGAGAATGGAAGCTATTTTACTTATGTTGTTGCCTCTTCAAATAACTTTATCAGGATTATGCTAGAAATCACTG CATCTGCAACCAGAAGTACGTGTCTCTTTGTGGCTGCCTGCAAGGATTTGAACCCCAAGTCCCAAAAGATTGGAAATTACAAGATCACTCAAATGGCTATATGA
- the LOC117632967 gene encoding putative glycine-rich cell wall structural protein 1: MAQELEDLDEIRLALEIHVEGNSLGKTIVGVEMITIPRKKLQSGGGGGGAGGGGGERDGRESGGGRSGGGGCGSGDGVCGGGSGGGGGVGSGEGGGGCSGDGAEEVGGCVVVAVGGDGGGGGGDED; encoded by the exons ATGGCGCAAGAGTTGGAAGACCTTGACGAGATCAGGTTGGCCTTGGAGATCCATGTGGAGGGCAATAGCCTTGGAAAAACCATTGTGGGTGTGGAAATGATAACCATCCCTCGTAAGAAACTACAAAG tggtggtggtggaggtggtgctggtggaggtggtggtgaaaGAGATGGACGTGAAAGTGGTGGTGGAAGAagtggtggtggaggttgTGGTAGTGGGGATGGCGTTTGTGGAGGTggaagtggtggtggtggtggtgttggtaGTGGAgaaggaggtggtggttgtaGTGGTGATGGTGCTGAAGAAGTTGGAGGATGTGTGGTGGTGGCGGtcggtggtgatggtggtggaggtggtggtgatgaagatTGA
- the LOC117614487 gene encoding (R)-mandelonitrile lyase 1: MEKSTMSVILFVLHLLVLHLQYSEVHSLANTSAHDFSYLKFVYNATDTSLEGSYDYIVIGGGTSGCPLAATLSEKYKVLLLERGTIATEYPNTLTADGFAYNLQQQDDGKTPVERFVSEDGIDNVRARILGGTTIINAGVYARANISFYSQTGIEWDLDLVNKTYEWVEDAIVVKPNNQSWQSVIGEGFLEAGILPDNGFSLDHEAGTRLTGSTFDNNGTRHAADELLNKGDPNNLLVAVQASVEKILFSSNTSNLSAIGVIYTDSDGNSHQAFVRGNGEVIVSAGTIGTPQLLLLSGVGPESYLSSLNITVVQPNPYVGQFVYDNPRNFINILPPNPIEASVVTVLGIRSDYYQVSLSSLPFSTPPFSLFPTTSYPLPNSTFAHIVSQVPGPLSHGSVTLNSSSDVRIAPNIKFNYYSNSTDLANCVSGMKKLGDLLRTKALEPYKARDVLGIDGFNYLGVPLPENQTDDASFETFCLDNVASYWHYHGGSLVGKVLDDSFRVMGIKALRVVDASTFPYEPNSHPQGFYLMLGRYVGLQILQERSIRLEAIHNIQESQVKFLDFLNSTLSSAF, encoded by the exons atggaGAAATCAACAATGTCAGTTATACTATTTGTGTTGcatcttcttgttcttcatcTTCAGTATTCAGAGGTTCACTCGCTTGCCAATACTTCTGCTCATG ATTTTAGCTACTTGAAGTTTGTGTACAACGCCACTGATACAAGCTTGGAAGGATCATATGACTACATTGTAATCGGTGGAGGAACATCAGGGTGTCCATTGGCAGCAACTTTATCAGAAAAATACAAGGTGCTTCTTCTAGAAAGAGGCACTATTGCTACAGAATACCCGAACACGTTGACTGCAGATGGGTTTGCATATAATCTGCAGCAACAAGATGATGGAAAGACGCCAGTTGAAAGGTTTGTGTCCGAAGATGGCATTGATAATGTGCGAGCCAGGATCCTCGGTGGCACGACCATAATCAATGCAGGCGTCTACGCCAGAGCTAACATTTCATTCTATAGTCAAACAGGAATTGAATGGGACCTGGATTTGGTCAATAAGACATATGAGTGGGTTGAAGACGCCATTGTGGTCAAGCCAAATAATCAATCTTGGCAATCTGTTATAGGAGAGGGATTCTTGGAGGCGGGTATTCTTCCAGACAATGGATTTAGTTTGGATCACGAAGCAGGAACTAGACTCACCGGCTCAACTTTTGACAATAATGGAACGCGACATGCGGCTGATGAACTGCTTAATAAAGGAGACCCTAATAACTTGCTAGTTGCAGTTCAGGCCTCAGTAGAGAAGATCCTCTTCTCTTCCAATACATCAA ATTTGTCAGCTATTGGAGTCATATATACGGATTCTGATGGAAACTCTCATCAGGCATTTGTACGCGGTAACGGAGAAGTTATTGTTAGTGCAGGGACAATCGGAACGCCTCAGCTTCTACTACTTAGTGGCGTTGGACCAGAGTCTTACCTATCTTCTCTCAACATCACAGTTGTTCAGCCGAATCCTTATGTTGGGCAGTTTGTGTATGACAATCCTCGtaatttcattaatatttTGCCCCCAAATCCAATTGAAGCCTCTGTTGTAACTGTTTTAGGCATTAGAAGTGATTATTATCAAGTTTCTCTGTCAAGCTTGCCATTTTCCACTCCACCCTTTAGTCTTTTTCCTACAACATCTTACCCCCTCCCAAATTCGACTTTTGCTCATATTGTTAGCCAAGTTCCAGGACCATTGTCTCATGGTTCTGTCACGCTAAATTCATCATCTGACGTGAGAATCGCTccaaatattaaattcaattacTATTCAAATTCCACAGACCTTGCTAATTGTGTTAGCGGCATGAAGAAGCTTGGTGACTTATTAAGGACAAAGGCATTAGAACCATATAAAGCTCGAGATGTGCTGGGAATTGACGGTTTCAATTATTTGGGAGTACCTTTGCCAGAGAACCAAACAGATGATGCATCCTTCGAAACATTTTGTCTAGATAATGTAGCTTCATACTGGCATTACCACGGTGGAAGCCTTGTTGGGAAAGTGCTTGATGACAGTTTCCGTGTTATGGGGATCAAAGCATTACGCGTTGTTGATGCCTCCACTTTCCCTTACGAACCAAACAGCCATCCTCAGGGCTTCTATCTGATGTTAGGAAG GTATGTGGGCCTTCAAATCCTGCAAGAAAGGTCAATCCGGTTGGAGGCTATTCATAATATTCAAGAGTCCCAAGTGAAGTTCTTGGATTTCCTCAATTCCACATTATCCTCTGCTTTTTAA